The genome window CTAAGAAAAGGGGCACCTGCATGTGCGTGCTTACTACCAAGTAATAGTATGCGACCACAGTGAATCTTACTTGTCTCGCACACAAAGCTTGCATACAAGCGATTTAGCTAAACGTTACGTAACATTTGCTGAGCTCGCGTTGCAGTCAGGCCTCACATTACGCAACAGGTGTCGTTGGAATGTTCTCTGTTCTTAGCGGCACGGCCACCATCCTCGTGTTACTCCGCCAGTCGGCCCTTGTtggctgcatgcatgcatgcatgcatgccttcCGTCTGTTTCGTGTGCCCCCACGTTACACTCTTACTATTGTGTCGGATATTTATCCTTTTTATATGTCCTCTGGCCTTGACATGTCGAAATATTGGAGGAAGCTTGTCATGCATTGTGTCGCAGAGACAAACTAATCGGAGACCAACAGATTTTATATACCGCGGCGCGTGCGACCAGCTTGTCGACCAATGGGAAACTCTCGTTCCCTGGCCGGTGACTCAGCCGACACGGCGTGAGACGGACGCTTGAACCGGTGAAGCCACTGATATCACGATCGCGACCGTCAGATGCCCGCAGAAGATCACGGCCGTCGATCTCGGATCTGACGTACGTCTGGGGACCACCACTGAGAACGAGGCGGGTGGCCCTCCGTTCCGGGAGGTCCAGTTGGCGTGCGACCAGTTCCCGGTGCGGAGAACGTGGACGAGTCCGGTCACCGCGCACCAGCGCACTAACTTATCGCCGCCCTTGCCTGCGAAAGATTCTCGGTTGCTGCAGTGAACGAACGGCCTTAACAAGCCAATCGAACGATCCGCAGATTAAAGTGATTCGTTCTTTTAATTCCATGCTAAATATCACGAAGCTTAGTAGAGCATCGCGAGACAAATAGTAGAGCATTTATTGCAGAATTACCAGGACAATCTAGCTTTATTTTATCTGGATGACCTTTTCTGGTTCGGTAAGGCGAAAATGTATTCACTAAACTCCACGAACCGGTGAGCAGAACCCCGCTGCATGTTTATCTCACATCAGAGCATCTCGCCGGAGAAAAACAGCTCATCCGTGCGGCACTCGCCTCGAACACCCGAGTGGCGGTTTCCGAGGAGGCCTGGGGTCCACACCTGTTCCTCAGGTAGCTGAGCGGGTACGAAGAATGCCGTTACAAGCATAGCCGAAACCGACTCGTTTGGCGCAAATGATAGCGCTGTGAGAATGGAGGTCGCGCGAGTCCAAAACAGAGGCGCAAATGGAAGGGAGATTATAAGGGAAGAAACAAAAGTGTCATAATGAGGGACAACAGATGCAGCAAGTGGaggaaagaagaggaaagaagactAGATAGCTAACAACAGCTGGAAGCAtcgctcttcctcttccttcagcCTCGCACGCTGCTGATCCCACTTCCGGTTCTTCTGTTCTTCTTCGTCAGTGACAGAGAAACCAGCTTTTCTTCAAAGATTGGCCTTTAACTCACATAATTACAGTACAAAGAAGTAGAACAAAGAAGGAAGTTCTTTTTACATTCTTTTCCTCACTCTATGATTCATATCATTCGACTCTAACTGATGACCCAAATCCGACTCGCACAGAACAcaatgaaaaatcgataaggatGAGGCTCGGATTGCGTTTTCTTCCAGTCTAACCACTGAAAGATTAGATTTTTCGTTATTTATAGCGTCTCCTCTGGATAATTTACCTCGAATTGCCTCCAAAATGGCGTCTTTGAGAAAGGGGATCACTTTGACGCGAACTCCGTTGCGACGGAGAGCGCCGAGAGTTCCGCCTCCTCCTCCAACTGAGCTGGCAGGTTGAGATCTATGAAACCGTCGTTGACCGCGAAGGGATAgtgcggcggtggcggcggcggcggcggcagcggctgcggctgcggcgcagGGCGAGCAGGGGTGGTGGTGGAAAAATGGGATCTTTTGTGCCCGCCGAGAGCCTGGCCGGAGGAGAAGACCCTGTAGCAGTATGGGCACTCGAATACCTTGGGATCGCGATCGGCGGCATTGGCATCAGAGGGATCCTTGCCGCGGTTTCGGATCCCGGCGATCGGAAAGCATTCTACCCCCACCCTCTTGTGGCTCGCGCGGTGGCCGCCGAGAGCTTGATACGATCGGAAGTATTTCTTGCACGTACCGCACTGGTACCTCGTCCTCTTCCGCCACGATCTAGCGGTGGCCTGCGGctgcgtctcctcctcctcctcctcgtaatAGAGTTCGTCCTCTTCGTCCTCGTTGGCGTTGTCACAGCCGTTGGATTGGCGTCCTTCTGCTTCGCACCTGGACCAGGCGTCGCGGGAGAGCAGCATGAGGCAGCGGGCGACGTCCTCGTCGGGGGATGCGTCAGAGACGGAGCTGAGTGGCTCGGCGTCGGCGGACGGATCCTCTCGGCGGCGAGGGCGGGTGAGCCGCCGTCGGAAGGACGACTCCGTGTCGCTCTCTCCGTCCTGGACGACAGGAAAAGCTCCGCTGCCGGCTCCCTTCGCTGTGGCGATGGAAGAGGAGAACTCCGGATCGACAAGGCCGGATCTTCTCCTGGATTTCTCGCGGAGGCCGTAAGTCGTCGCCGGCGCCACACTGTCCTCATCCGCCGCCGGGAAGGAGGACGAGGATGCGCACGGCGAAGGGAGGTGCTGCTGGGCCTTCATGGGACGAGGGGCAGGGGCGACGTGGGAGCGCATGTGGCCGCCGAGGGCGCGGCCATTGGAGAAGCGGCGGTGGCAGAGCTTGCATCTGTGCCTCTCCATGGCTTCAGAACTGGGATCTTTGGTTCTCCAAGCCTCGGAGCTTGCACTCTCTGCTACTGTTCCATCACTTCTCGTCTTCTCCTCTCCAGCTTTAATTCGGTTTCAGGAACTAAAGAAAGAAAGAGGGCAGTGACAGTCGTCATTCCTCTCACTCTAATtccaacaagagagagagagagagcgagagcgagagcgagagaggaGGTACAGATGGCGATCACAAGGTTAATAGTCCAAAAGGAAGGCAATTAACCGAAGCCATAAAGGAGCAGATACTGTATCGACTAATGACATTAGTACTCAGTCCGAGGCTCCATTTAATTTTGGACCGGGCCAAAAAATTAAGATGCCGGTCCGTTTTCGATCTTTCGACCTCTCTCTCAGGACTTTTGTTTTAGACCGGCCCAACAAGTAAGAATCCGGTCCGGTTCGCCTTCTTTTGGCATCTGTCGCTCGCTCGATCGCGCCGCGCCCGGGTTCGGTGACACTTCTGGTCGCTTTGTTTCCCCTCGTTTCCTGCGAAATAGGCATGGCGGCGATCGCCGACTCTGGCAGCGGCTCCGACACCGCGATTGCGAGATCGCCAGCGAAGGGAGCGGGTGGCCTAGCCGGGGAGACGCGGTGGGTCGAGGACGCCCTCCGTGGAGCTGAGGATCTCAAGCAAACGGTCACCGCCGCCGCTGAATCCGCCTTCCAGGCCGCTGGATCCTCCGCTGAGGATCTCAAGAGATCCGT of Musa acuminata AAA Group cultivar baxijiao chromosome BXJ2-3, Cavendish_Baxijiao_AAA, whole genome shotgun sequence contains these proteins:
- the LOC135607402 gene encoding zinc finger protein ZAT1-like, which gives rise to MERHRCKLCHRRFSNGRALGGHMRSHVAPAPRPMKAQQHLPSPCASSSSFPAADEDSVAPATTYGLREKSRRRSGLVDPEFSSSIATAKGAGSGAFPVVQDGESDTESSFRRRLTRPRRREDPSADAEPLSSVSDASPDEDVARCLMLLSRDAWSRCEAEGRQSNGCDNANEDEEDELYYEEEEEETQPQATARSWRKRTRYQCGTCKKYFRSYQALGGHRASHKRVGVECFPIAGIRNRGKDPSDANAADRDPKVFECPYCYRVFSSGQALGGHKRSHFSTTTPARPAPQPQPLPPPPPPPPHYPFAVNDGFIDLNLPAQLEEEAELSALSVATEFASK